One Moorella sp. E308F genomic region harbors:
- the secF gene encoding protein translocase subunit SecF — MNLNFNFIGRRKWWYALSLLIIIPGLIAMVLNWPSPLNFGIDFTGGNIVQIQFQQPVSASQVREVLGGLNLGNSSIQAAGNNEFLVRTTELSEEQTDQVISALRDKLGQLDLKRNEKVGATIGRELTIKGIEAMAIAWVLMIIYITIRFEFLSGLAAILALIHDVLVTIGLFAIFRWEVDSTFVAAILTIIGYSINDTIVIFDRIRENLRLRKKETIEELVNRSINQTLTRSINTVLTVVIALLALMLLGGETTRTFALAMLIGTISGAYSSIFTASPLWIDLRNFSRERHRQAAVTKSATKAKTRKATSH, encoded by the coding sequence ATGAACTTAAACTTTAATTTTATCGGCAGGCGCAAATGGTGGTATGCCCTTTCGCTGCTTATAATTATACCGGGCCTTATAGCCATGGTCCTGAACTGGCCATCCCCCCTGAATTTTGGCATTGATTTCACCGGCGGGAATATTGTTCAGATCCAGTTCCAGCAACCGGTTAGTGCCAGCCAGGTCAGGGAGGTTCTCGGCGGTCTCAACCTGGGTAACAGCTCCATTCAAGCAGCGGGCAATAATGAGTTTCTGGTCCGGACAACAGAACTCAGTGAAGAACAAACCGACCAGGTAATTAGTGCCCTGCGCGATAAATTGGGGCAACTCGATTTAAAGCGAAATGAAAAGGTTGGCGCCACCATTGGCCGGGAACTGACCATAAAAGGTATTGAAGCCATGGCCATTGCCTGGGTCCTGATGATTATCTATATCACAATCCGCTTTGAATTTTTATCCGGCCTGGCGGCTATCCTGGCTCTGATTCATGATGTCCTGGTTACTATAGGATTATTTGCCATTTTCCGCTGGGAAGTAGACAGTACCTTTGTGGCGGCCATCCTGACTATTATCGGTTATTCTATAAATGACACCATTGTTATTTTTGACCGCATCCGGGAAAACTTGCGGCTACGCAAGAAGGAAACTATAGAGGAACTGGTCAATCGCAGTATTAACCAGACCCTGACCCGGTCTATTAATACCGTCTTGACTGTCGTCATCGCCCTACTGGCTTTGATGCTCCTGGGCGGTGAGACCACCAGGACCTTTGCCCTGGCCATGCTCATCGGTACTATCAGCGGTGCTTACTCCTCAATCTTTACCGCCAGTCCCCTGTGGATCGATTTGCGTAATTTTAGCCGGGAACGCCACCGGCAGGCGGCGGTGACCAAGTCAGCGACCAAAGCCAAGACGCGCAAGGCTACTTCCCATTAA